In Gemmatimonadaceae bacterium, the sequence AGGCGATGCTGCCGTTCTTCGGGCCGCGGTTCGGCAACCCCTCGAGCATGCACCGCTGGGGTCGTGAAGCCCGCACGGCCCTCGACGAGGCGCGTGAACGCGTGGCGCACTGCCTGGGCGCACATCCCGACGAGGTGTGTTTCACCTCCGGGGGAACCGAGGGCGATAACCTCGCCCTGCTCGGCAGCTGGCGGGCGGTGCGGCACGTGCGGCCCGCCATCGTCACCACGCCGATCGAGCACAAGGCGGTGCTCGCCGCCGCACATCAGGTGCAGAAGGAAGGCGGCGAAGAGCGCATTCTGGAGGTATCGCCGGACGGGCTGGTGCGACGCGAGAGCTACGAGGCGCTCGTCGACGAGCGTGTGGCGTGCGTCAGCATCATGTGGGTGAACAACGAAGTGGGCGTCCTGCAGGACATCCCGGCACTCGTCCCGCTCGCCAAGTCGCGCGGAGCCCTGTTCCACACCGATGCCGTGCAGGCGTTCGGAAAGGTGGTCATCGACCTGCAGGCGCTACCGGTGGACTACCTCACGATCTCGGGTCACAAGATCGGCGCTCCCAAGGGAATCGGCGCGATGTTCCTGCGTCGAGGCACGCCGCTCGAGCCCCTCATGCACGGCGGCTCGCAGGATCGCGGCCGTCGACCGGGCACCGAAAACGTGGCCATGGCAGTGGGCTTTGCCGTCGCGGCCGAGCTGACCCTGGCGGAGCGTGAGTCCGAGGTGGCGCGTTTGCGGCAGTTGCGCGATGCGCTCGAGGCCGCGCTGCTCGCGCAGATCCCGGACGCCGTCGTGCACGGACGAGGCGCGCCGCGCGCGCCGCACATCCTGAATATCTCCGTACCGGGGACCGACAGCGAGGCGATGCTGATGGCCCTGGACCTGCGCGGCGTCGCGTGTTCGGCGGGGTCGGCGTGTCAGAGCGGAAGCGTCACGCCATCGCATGTGCTGTCGGCGATGGGCGTGTCTCCCGGTACGGCGGCCGCGGCCATCCGCATGTCGCTGGGAGGCCTAACGAGTGATGTCGACGTTCAGCGCGTTGCCGAGGTGTTCCCTGCCCTCGTCACCAAGGCCAGGCGGCTCAGCGGAGTGAGCTGAGATGCCGGCGCGGGTGCTGGTCGCCATGTCAGGGGGGGTCGACTCCTCGGTCGCGGCCGCGCTGCTCGTCGAGCAGGGGTACGACGTGGTCGGCGCCACGATGAAGCTGTTCTGCCACGGCGACGAGGTGCCCGACCGGCCGTGCTGTTCGCTCGATTCGGTGAACGACGCGCGCCGCGTGTGCCAGGGGCTTGGCATTCCGCACTACGTCCTCAACCTCGAGACGCGGTTTGGCGAGGACGTCGTCGACAACTTCGTGCAGGAGTACGAGGCGGGCCGTACCCCGATTCCCTGCGTGCGCTGCAACACGTTCACCAAATTCCGCGACCTGCTGCGCAAGGCCGACGCGATCGACGCACCGTACATCGCGACGGGGCACTACGCGCGGATGGCCAACGGCGAGCTGCATCGCGGCGTCGACCCGGACAAGGATCAGACGTATTTCCTCTGGGGCATCGATCGCGCGGTGCTCGCCCGCATGCTGCTCCCGGTTGGGCACCTCACCAAGGTCGAGACGCGGCGAATGGCCCACGCCCACGGGCTCGAGGTGGTGGCGGAAAAGGTGGAGAGCCAGGACATCTGTTTCGTGCCCGATGGCGATCACACGCGCATCATCGCCCAGCGGCTCGGTGCTGACACGCCCTCGCTGTCGCCCGGCCCGGTGCTGCACATCGACGGGCGAGTGCTCGGCGAGCATCACGGGTACGCCCGCTTCACGATCGGCCAGCGGCGCGGACTGCCGGGCGGCTTCCCGGAGCCGCTGTACGTGGTGGCGATCCGACCGGAGACGCGGGCGGTCGTGGTGGGGCCGCGGGCGGCGCTGCTCGGGAGTGGCGTGGTTGCGCAGGAGGTGAACTGGCTCGTCGACCCGCTGCCCGTTGGCGCACACGTGCAGGTTCGCGTGCGCCATCGCTCGGCGGTCGCGCCCGCCGAGATCGTTCGGGTGGAGGCCGACACGGTGGAGTTTGCGCTGGACGAGCCCGTGGCCGCGATCGCGCCAGGTCAGTCGCTCGTGATGTACGACGGGGACCGCGTCCTGGGTGGCGGGTTCATCGCGCGCGCATCAGGTGTGCGCGGCGCCCTCCCGATCCTGGCTGCCTGACGAGGGTCGTCGGCGCACGGCCACCCTCATGGCAACGGGTGGACGAGTCGCCTTCACTCGTCCACCCGTTCTGCTGCCAGGCTGTCGGTTACGCGTTCCGATCAGCGCACCCAGTGTACCCCGAGTTGTTCCGCTCGGCGTTCGAGGGGATGAGGTTGACGTCGGTCCCGTAGGTGCCGCCCTTGAAGTACGCCCCCGACGGAAACACGGTCTCGGCGCCGCGAGAATACTGGCGAATGAGCCTTCGCAGGTCACCAACGCGGTGTGCCGTCAGCCAGAACCAGAAGGCGCGCTCGCGAAACAGCGTGTTGACGCGATCGGTCTGCGTGCCCGGATCGGTGAGCGGCGCAAGGCCGGTGAGCGTGGCGCGCGCTGCATTGAGGTAGCCCAGGTACCCTGGCAGGTCGCCGGCGGCGAGCGCGGCCTCGGCCTGGATCATCCGGGCCTCGATGCCGCTCGCCAGTTCCACTGGTGAGTCGCCCGCCGGGAACTTCGTGGGCATGACGGCTGGCGAGCCGTCCTGACCAGGGCGGGTCGCACCGAACTTGATACGCGGGTCGCCCGACGAGAGGTAATCCAACCCGTTGCCGCCCTCACGATTGACCACGCCGAAGTTCGGTGTCGCGACCATCCAGTCGTACACGTCGTTGACGATCGTGGTGCGGGAGTGCTGCACCATGTAGGTATACGACGTTGGCACGTTGGCCACGAGAGCGGCGGCCGCGGCGTATTGCGTGGTGCCCTGGTTGAGCAGCGTGCGTGCCTTGCCCAGGGCAATCAGGTTGCGCGTTGCGGCATCGGTGGCCGGTGCGAGCGCGAGCGCCGAATCGAACGATGCAATCGCCCGTGAATAGAGCTGGGCATTGGTGAGGTTCACCGTCTGCGGGTTGGCGTCGTCGGCGTTGCCGATCGGCACACCGTTGCAATAGTGCTCGGCCGTCAGTGTGTACACGTAGGCCTCGAGCGCCTGCAGGTTGGCCATCTGCGTGCTGTTGGTGGCCCCGGGCGCTCCGTACTGGGCCAGCGCCTTTCGGGCCCGGATCAGCTGGGTCTGGGCGCCACCGACCAGCGTCCACACGGTCGACGGAAACGTGTTCTCGTTGACCGCGCGGCTATCGGCGTGTTCGGTGCCACCGCGGTGCGTCGTCATTTCGTCGGTGAGCAGGCCGCCGAGAATGTTGAGGCCGACGCCGCTGCCGGCGTTGTCACCGGAATAGAGGTTGGCAAAGTTGCCGAGCGCAGAGACACGGAGGGCGGCCGCACCCGTTGGGCTGGCGGCGGCTTCTGGCGTGATCTGATCGGGCGTGTTCACCGCCAGCAGCTCGTCGCGGCTGCAAGCGGCGCTCAGCGTGGACAAGCCAAGGGCGAGCAACGTCCGCCCGTGTCGCGTCCAAAGATGCATGCGAGTCATGCGTGTGTCCTCGTTGGGTGCGTGGGAGACGCGGTTAGAAGCCGATGTTGACGCGCGTGATCCAGTAGCGCAGGAGCGGAGTCGAGAAGAAGTCGTTGTTGCCACCGCCCGTATTCTGGACCGAGCTGTTGGTCTCGGGGTCGATGCCCGGGTACTTGGTCCACGGCACCCCGAGGTTTCGACCGCTGAAGACGATGCTGACATTGCGGCTCTTGAGGTATTGCTGCGTGAGGCGCTCCGGCACCTGGTAGGCGACGGACAGCTCGCGGAAGCGGATGAAGTCGTTCTCCACGAATGTGCCCCAGACCGTGCGCTTGGACGGCGAGTTGGCCGCCACCGCCCGCGCCTGCCATTCGAGCGGCGTCTTCGGGTCGTTGACCTCGCGACAGTTGCCGGTGCCCACGCAGCGCTGGTTGAAGTAGCCCCACTGGTTCCAGAACTGCCCGCGATAGTCGAACAGGGCATTCACGCGCAACCGATTGTTGAAGAAGCCGAACGTGTTGTTCATGCCGGCTTCGCGCTGCGGCAAGGTGGATCCGCGGTACTTGTCGGCGCCCACCGTGATCTCGGCGTCGGTGAGGATGCCGTCCCCATTGGCGTCGTTCCAGCCCGTGAGTTCGCGGTCCCAGAGACCGAACAGCGGATAACCCTCCACGTTGCGAGCACCGACCGGGCTGCCCAGCGCCACGTCACCGTCGTCCAGCAGCTTGTTCTTGATCTGCGAGCCACCCAGTCGGAGGTTCCAGCTGAATACCCGCTCCTGAACGATGTTCGCGTCGATCGTGAGCTCGAAGCCCTTGTTCTCGACGGCGGCGAGGTTTACCCACTGCGTAGTGCCGGCGCCGTAGGACGGCGGCAGTGGCTTGGCAAAGAGTGCGTCTTTGGAGCGCTTGCGGAAGTAGGTGGCTTCGACGTTGATCCGATCCGAGAAGAGGCCGAGATCGAACCCGCCCTCGAGTTCCGTGGTGACCTCAGGCTTGAGCAGCGCATTGCCGATCGAGGTCAACCTCAGGCCGGGCAGTTCGCCGTTGTCGGCCGGGAAGGTCGAGGCATTGAGGAACTGGATGGCCGCCGTGGTTCCCGGCTGTACGCCGGCCTTTCCGTAGGCGACGCGGACCCTCGCGCGCGAGATCCCGAGCACCGGCTTGTACCACGGCTCTTCGCTCAGCACGTACGAGCCTGCGGCTCGCGGGTAGATCGTGTTGCCAACGCTGCGGCCGAACGCCGAGTTCTGGTCGGTACGCAGTCCAAAGGTGAGAAACAGGCGGTCCCGGAGGCCAAGCTGCTCCTCCACGAACGCACCGTATGTCGCGTTCTCCGTCGTGAACTCGAAGGATCGCACCAGCCCGGCTGAGTTTGTCGTGGTGGCGCCCGGCGGGAGGTTGTACCCCTGCCCCTGACCCTGATACTGCTCGTCCTTGAACCACTGCAGTCCGACGGTGGTTCGCGAGTTCAGCGTGGGTGTGACGTCGAGCGTCGCCGTACTGCCGAGGTCCACGGTGAAGCGTGACGTGTTCGATCGATCGTAGAACTTTCCGCCTTCCAGCGGGTTGGGCCCCCATGCCTGGGCGGCTCGTGGACCCTCGCCGCGCAGATTCTGGCGATGGTTGTACGAGTGGTCCTGATCGAGCCCGGTCGTCGCACGGAACTGCAGCCAGGAGCGCGGCGTGTAGTTCCACGCCGCCGAACCGACCAGGCGGTTGTCGGTGAGCTTTTGCTCGATGGAGAAGATGTCGCCGACAAACTCGCGCTGATATCCGTTGGTGGCATTCTTCCAGCCCGGCCCCGTCATGCCCTGGAACGTCAGGCCGGCAAAGAAGCCGCCATCGAACGGAGTATACAGTTCGCGATACGTGTAGCCGGTCGACACGTCGAGCGTCATGTTCTGCGCGAGCGCGAGCTGCATGTTCGCCCGAAGCGTGTTCTGTTCCAGGTGGTTCGGATTGATCTGGCGTTCGGTCGGCGCCTTGCCGCGTTCCGTCGTCAGACGCCGCACCTCGCTCGAGGGCATTTCGTAAGGACCCGTCTCGATCTCACGTTCGCCGGCCACGAAGAAGCGAAGGAGGTCGGTCCCGCCCGAGGCCTGCAGGCCGCCCACGTAGCGAGGTTTTTGCGTATACGGTGAGGTGCCGGCGTCTCCCAGCGGATTGTTCCTGGAGAGCGAGTCGATCACGCACGTCCTGGCCGCGAAGTTCGCGATGCGACACTGGATGTTGGGCGCGCCGATGCGCTGGCCCGCGGCGTTGATGCTCTGGCCCCAGCTGCGCCAGTTGTCATCGAAGGTCGCGGGCTGATCGACGAGTCCGTATTCACCCTGCGCGGTCCACTGCGTGCGCCCGGCGCGGCCACGACGCGTGCGAATGACTACGACGCCGTTCGCAGCGGCCGTGCCGTAAAGCGCCGCCGCCGATGGACCCTTGATCACGTCCATGGATTCGATCTCCTCGGGATTGATGCCCGAGAAGCGATTGATGCGCTGCGTCGACGTGTTGCCTGGCGCCGCACCGTTGTCGAATCGGACGCCATCGACCACGATCAATGGCTCGTTGGTGAGACTGAGCGAACTCGTGCCGCGGATGCGAATCGAGGAGGACGTGCCGGTCTGGCCGGAGCCCTGGATCACCTGGACACCCGGCGTACGGGCCTGGAGCAGCTCGTTCACCGTCGTGACCGGTGCAACTGCCGCGATCGAATCCGTTTTGATCGTGGCCACCACGTTCCCGAACGACTTTCGCTCCATCTGTCCCGTTGCTGTCGTCACGACCTCCTGGAGCCGCGTCGCCGCCTTCGTCATCGTGAAGTCGAGCGTTACCGACCCATCGGCCGTCACGGTCACCTGCTGCTGCACCGGCGTGTACCCGATGCGCACCACGCGCACCTCGTGTGCCCCCGCGGGCACTCCCGTGATGCGATACTCACCATTGAGCGACGTCGCCGCACCGAGTCGCGTGCCGACGACGACGACCTGCGCCGCGTTTACCGGGCCGGACCCATCGGAATCGGTGACGCGACCGGTGATCGATCCAATGGCCTGCGCCCGGAGTGCCGATGTCACCCCGAGCAGAACTGTGGTCGCCACCGCGGCGCGGCAGGACCATCGACGTAGGACAGACGTGGACACTGTGCCTCCATGTGAAGGTCGTGCGAATCCATGTGCTGCGTGCACATGCCGGGACCACGACCATGCGTGCTGTCGTGCCTGACGAGTGCATAACGCGTTGCGCAGGCGTTCTGCTGCGGCGTGCGCATCACGTGCGGAGCACCTCGGATCCGCTCATCACGGTGCAACGCGTGGCGACGCGCCGCCACGATCCGTGAGGGGTAAACGCTGACGAGCTCTGGAGTGGTGGAATGCCTCACGCGCAGCCGAACTCGTCCTTGCCGACGCGTGGAACCGCAATCAACGGCGGCGCGCTGTCACTCCCTCGATCGGGAAGTCGCCGAACATGCCATCGACGCCCAGCGCCATGAAGCGCCGCCATTCCGCGGACGCATCGCCTGCGTACGCCGCAGGAAGGAACGGCGCGTCGGAGCGCAGCGTCCACACGTGCACGGCGAGGCCAGCCGCGTGCGCATCCTGCACGAGCGTGGTGGGCGCGGCGAGTGCGCCGCGATCGTCCACGGGCTGCACGAGTTCCTTGTGTACGCCAACGCCAAACGCATAGCCAGCGATCTCGCGCAGCGATGCCGCCGAGACGAACTCGGCGACGGTGCGCCCGTCGCCCGCCGCCACACGATCGGCCGGCAGGCCACCCTTGTCGATCAACTGGATCAGGCGAATCGATGTACGCGCACGCAGCGCGCGAAGGTTGCCGCTCTCGAACGACTGGATGAACACCTCGTGGTCGCGTTCGTGGAATCCGTGGCGGGCCAGATCCTCCAGCAGGCGCTCTTCGAGCGGCAGCCCGATCGATCGGAAGTAGGTCGGGTGCTTGGTCTCGGGATAGACGCCAATCGTGCGGCCGGTCTCGCGCTCGCGCCGGCGCAGGAGTGCCAGCACGTCGTCGAACGTCGGCACGCTGAAGCGTCCGTCATTCGCGTGCGATCGCGTGGCGAGTCGCTCCCGTGCCCGCAGGGTCCGGAGTTCGTCGAGCGTGAGATCCTCGACAAACCATCCGGTGACGGCGTCGCCGTCGACCATGATCGTGCGTCGCCGCTCGGGGAAGCGCGTGGCCACGTCGGTCGTGCCGGAGATCTCGTTCTCGTGACGCGCCACGAGCACGCCGTCCTTCGTGCTCACGAGGTCGGGCTCGATGTAGTCGGCGCCCTGCGAGATGGCGAGATCGTAGGCCTCGAGGGTGTGCTCGGGCAGGTGGCCACTCGCCCCACGGTGCGCAATCACAAGTGGTCCGCGCATCACCGAGGTCACCCGGGCGACCTCCGACGCGGGACGCGCACACGCGGCC encodes:
- a CDS encoding cysteine desulfurase — its product is MSSPIYLDYAATTPVRTEVLEAMLPFFGPRFGNPSSMHRWGREARTALDEARERVAHCLGAHPDEVCFTSGGTEGDNLALLGSWRAVRHVRPAIVTTPIEHKAVLAAAHQVQKEGGEERILEVSPDGLVRRESYEALVDERVACVSIMWVNNEVGVLQDIPALVPLAKSRGALFHTDAVQAFGKVVIDLQALPVDYLTISGHKIGAPKGIGAMFLRRGTPLEPLMHGGSQDRGRRPGTENVAMAVGFAVAAELTLAERESEVARLRQLRDALEAALLAQIPDAVVHGRGAPRAPHILNISVPGTDSEAMLMALDLRGVACSAGSACQSGSVTPSHVLSAMGVSPGTAAAAIRMSLGGLTSDVDVQRVAEVFPALVTKARRLSGVS
- the mnmA gene encoding tRNA 2-thiouridine(34) synthase MnmA, with amino-acid sequence MSGGVDSSVAAALLVEQGYDVVGATMKLFCHGDEVPDRPCCSLDSVNDARRVCQGLGIPHYVLNLETRFGEDVVDNFVQEYEAGRTPIPCVRCNTFTKFRDLLRKADAIDAPYIATGHYARMANGELHRGVDPDKDQTYFLWGIDRAVLARMLLPVGHLTKVETRRMAHAHGLEVVAEKVESQDICFVPDGDHTRIIAQRLGADTPSLSPGPVLHIDGRVLGEHHGYARFTIGQRRGLPGGFPEPLYVVAIRPETRAVVVGPRAALLGSGVVAQEVNWLVDPLPVGAHVQVRVRHRSAVAPAEIVRVEADTVEFALDEPVAAIAPGQSLVMYDGDRVLGGGFIARASGVRGALPILAA
- a CDS encoding SusC/RagA family TonB-linked outer membrane protein, whose product is MSTSVLRRWSCRAAVATTVLLGVTSALRAQAIGSITGRVTDSDGSGPVNAAQVVVVGTRLGAATSLNGEYRITGVPAGAHEVRVVRIGYTPVQQQVTVTADGSVTLDFTMTKAATRLQEVVTTATGQMERKSFGNVVATIKTDSIAAVAPVTTVNELLQARTPGVQVIQGSGQTGTSSSIRIRGTSSLSLTNEPLIVVDGVRFDNGAAPGNTSTQRINRFSGINPEEIESMDVIKGPSAAALYGTAAANGVVVIRTRRGRAGRTQWTAQGEYGLVDQPATFDDNWRSWGQSINAAGQRIGAPNIQCRIANFAARTCVIDSLSRNNPLGDAGTSPYTQKPRYVGGLQASGGTDLLRFFVAGEREIETGPYEMPSSEVRRLTTERGKAPTERQINPNHLEQNTLRANMQLALAQNMTLDVSTGYTYRELYTPFDGGFFAGLTFQGMTGPGWKNATNGYQREFVGDIFSIEQKLTDNRLVGSAAWNYTPRSWLQFRATTGLDQDHSYNHRQNLRGEGPRAAQAWGPNPLEGGKFYDRSNTSRFTVDLGSTATLDVTPTLNSRTTVGLQWFKDEQYQGQGQGYNLPPGATTTNSAGLVRSFEFTTENATYGAFVEEQLGLRDRLFLTFGLRTDQNSAFGRSVGNTIYPRAAGSYVLSEEPWYKPVLGISRARVRVAYGKAGVQPGTTAAIQFLNASTFPADNGELPGLRLTSIGNALLKPEVTTELEGGFDLGLFSDRINVEATYFRKRSKDALFAKPLPPSYGAGTTQWVNLAAVENKGFELTIDANIVQERVFSWNLRLGGSQIKNKLLDDGDVALGSPVGARNVEGYPLFGLWDRELTGWNDANGDGILTDAEITVGADKYRGSTLPQREAGMNNTFGFFNNRLRVNALFDYRGQFWNQWGYFNQRCVGTGNCREVNDPKTPLEWQARAVAANSPSKRTVWGTFVENDFIRFRELSVAYQVPERLTQQYLKSRNVSIVFSGRNLGVPWTKYPGIDPETNSSVQNTGGGNNDFFSTPLLRYWITRVNIGF
- a CDS encoding glycerophosphodiester phosphodiesterase; the protein is MLLLLAACARPASEVARVTSVMRGPLVIAHRGASGHLPEHTLEAYDLAISQGADYIEPDLVSTKDGVLVARHENEISGTTDVATRFPERRRTIMVDGDAVTGWFVEDLTLDELRTLRARERLATRSHANDGRFSVPTFDDVLALLRRRERETGRTIGVYPETKHPTYFRSIGLPLEERLLEDLARHGFHERDHEVFIQSFESGNLRALRARTSIRLIQLIDKGGLPADRVAAGDGRTVAEFVSAASLREIAGYAFGVGVHKELVQPVDDRGALAAPTTLVQDAHAAGLAVHVWTLRSDAPFLPAAYAGDASAEWRRFMALGVDGMFGDFPIEGVTARRR